GTTGGCACTGTATGGGGAGATGCAAAGGAGGGCCCCGGAGACAATGAGTTCTCCACAGCGCCCTTCTCAGCCTTTGTTTGAGTCTAGCTGGCCCGGGTAGCCACCCGGACAGATCAGTTAAAGAGTTCTGAGAGCAGTCTAGGGAAGGATTTCCTAAGTTTAGCCCTgacttcttaaatttttatattatattggagcatagttaggatttttttttctctctctttcccacttTCCCAGGGCTAGGGTCAGAGAACAGGTTGATGGATCAAGCTGTTGTGTCAACCTTGTGATCCCATCTGGGGGAAGAGGTtactcttgacctgcatatggggtTGAGAGGGAGGAGAACCATGATCCCTGCCCTGTGGGAGGCCCAGATGTGATGGAAACGTGCCCAGAGCCTGGCAAGCTCTCAGAAGCAAGCAGAGTGCAAAACGGGCAGCTGGGCCTTGAGTCAACTCAGGGTGTAGAAGTGGAGAGGAGTCTGTCAGGAAAGGCTCTTTGGTAGAACGTAGTTTTGTTTTCACTTATTTATATTGGCTGCGCCGCGTGGCTTGcaagatctcagttccctaatcagggattgaacccgttcCACAgcaggaatcctaaccactaggccaccacgGAACTCCCAGAAGGTAGTTTTAAACAGCATTGAAAAAAGATGAGATGGACACAGTTAACTGTCAGATAAAAGCTGGGACCTTGGAGATATGGAGGAAAATGAAACAGGGCTTCCTCTCTGATCTGCCTCAAGTCTAGTCTAGGAGGCAAGGTGTGAATTCATGAAGATGCCACTAACCATGGTGACATGCAGTGGTTCTCAGCCATCACCAGTCATCGGAATCTCTTGAGGAAGTTTGTTTAAATACAGATTCCCAAGCCCCACTCCAGACCTACTTGGGTTGGGTAGGGCTGGGAAGCTACAGCAAATGCTGCGGTGTCCTGAAGAGGGACAGCTTTCCCAGAGGGAGAATTTGAGCTTCATCTGGAAGGGCAGGTATGACTCAAATGTGTGTGTGGGGATGGGGGAGTCAGTCCTGCTTCAGTCAAGGAGTCTATGAATTTGTGAAAATAGCATGTGTTAGGTTTTGGGACTTTGGATAGGAAGGGCATTTTGAAAGCGTGAATGGAATGATCAATCGGTTTGGGCCTCTGCGTTCACCTGGGAGTGATGAGAAGGAAGATTGGAAGGAGTGGCCTTTGTGGGTTACAAAGCTAGCTGGGGTGCTCCCTCTGCTTCTTCCCCATTCCCTCTTTCTTGTCCTCTTCCGTTTCCCACTTTGCTCCCCCGACCACCATTTACACATCTTATTCCATTTGTTAcagtaatatttttaagttttgctgtttagtcgcccagtcgtgtccaactcttgtgaccccatggaccgtagcccgccaggctcctctatccatgggattctccaggcaagaatactggagtgggttgccatttcctcttccaagggatattcccgacccaggggttgaaaccatgtctcctgcattgcaggcagattctttaccactgaaccacatggGTCTCCAGTATTTTTAAGTGgatattatttttcttagtaTTTGGATGAGGAGACCTGAAGCTCTGGCCGTAGTTACATAGCTTGTAGGAGTCTAGTCTGAGTCTGCTAATTGTCTCACTCACCACTGAAGATTCTTCAACGTGAGCAAAAAGCtgggttggggttgggggggcTCTAGAATTATTAGCAAGGTGGCTGATCAAACCATCTCAAGCAAGATGGGTGTGGGTGGTGGAAAGCAAAGGCTTGTGTGAGATGGTTTGGTTCAGATTCCAGCTGCATACTTGCTGAGTGAGTGACCCTCAGCGAGTTGCTTCATCttgctaagcctcagttttctcacctgtaacaTGGGAGCAGTAATGCCCACCTCGTGCGGTTGTTATATGCATCATTGAGGGGTACCTGGCACAGAGCGTTGCTCACCACCTGGCATCTATTGAAATCAGCTCTGTAATTAGTCTCTGTGCTGTGGCTGTGCACCTGCAGCCCATCCTTCAGCACGTTGGTTTCCAGAACACAGCCCATCCTGGATGGGCTTGTTTTATTAAGGATGACAGTAAAAGTGCTGAAAGTTTGCCatctaaatattcactgaaaaccTTGGCATGGCCTAGGAGCTAGTGACCCTAAACCTATGCCTGGTGGAAATGGGGTTTGGAGTGGGGGATGACTGGTGGTTACAGGCTGTGCTCACTGGGTGATTTATGAAGAGGAAGAGTACTTGAATCCAGGAGAGGAAAGGCCCTTCATTACCAGGAACTGGGCTGAGTGAAGACCTGCCTAGAGCTTGAGGGCTAACTGACACAGTCTCTTCTGAGCCCAGGAAATGGTAGTAAGGGCCCTGCTCAGCCTGGACCCCTCCCACTCGACAGCTGGGGCTGTTGGGGCCTCTGTCCATCTGTTTTCCAGGTGACAGTGGCATGGCTGTGCCCCAGCCTTTCCCATCGGGGCCCCACCTCCAGCCTGCAGGTGCCCTGATGGAGCCCCAGCCCTCCCCTCGAAGCCTGGCCGAGGGCTTCCTGCAGGAAGAGCTTCGGCTTAATGATGAGCTGAGGCAACTGCAGTTTTCGGAGCTCGTGGGCATCGTCTACAACCCTGTGGAATACGCGTGGGAGCCACATCGCAGCTACGTGACCCGCTACTGCCAGGGCCCCAAGCAAGTGCTCTTCTTGGGCATGAACCCAGGACCCTTTGGCATGGCCCAGACGGGGGTAAAGAGCTtgtggggtggagtgggagggtCCAGGGCGGACGCTTGGCTGCATGTGCTGTGGAGGAGTATGTGCATGACGGTGGACACGTGTGGGTGCGCCCCCCAACCCCATCCTCATACCCTGGCTCCTGTGGTCTCAGACACTCTCCCGGCCTCGCTGCCTGTAGTTAACCAAGCACATTAATGGTAGTTCCGTTTCCCTTGTGAGCGGTCCACTAATTGCCTCTGAGAGCCCTTCCTTCCGCCAGCCCCATCCTTACCTTGCGTTGCCGGATCTCCCCTCTCCCTAGAGTGTTATTGGGGTCAGGAGAGGGACCAGGGCTCCTCAGGGGAGACTGGTTGACGGGGTGGTCAGGGAAGAGAGGCAGGGCATTCTGGCAGCCCGGGTTCTGTTTCTTAGCCAAGGAGAGGTTGGAAGAGAGCAGGCCGCAGGGCCTGCCTGCTTCCCTCTCAGACCTCCGGATGAGTGACTGCCCCTCTGTGGGGGTGCTCGgcagatgggggaggggaagaggcttCAGGGCAGGAGGCTCAATCGCTTTTATTGACCCCAACTGGGGGCTGAAAGGTGATCAATGATGATCAATGGAAATGACAGCCCGAGGCTTGGGGCTGAGAGGGCACCCAGGCAGCAGCGGTCAGCCCTGTCCTTGTGTCTCCTCTCACCCTGGCCGCCTTTCTGTCCCAGGCCATCTGTCTGTCCCCCTGTTACCCATCACTCCCTGTGTCGGGCCAGATATCCCCTCATGTTTATTGTGGCTGGTCCCAAAGGCTAGTTGGGGTAGAGGCAAACAAATAGATTCTTCTGGACCATAGACCACATGAAAAACTGGAGAAACACAGACAGGCTCAGACAAGGGCCAGGAATCCTAGTTTCCGGCCTTGGGGTGGGGGCAATGGGAGACAGATCCTTCTGGAAGGTGGAAAGGGGTTGCTCGGTCCAGACCCCAGGCGTCAGGTCTCCAGTTCGAAGCCCTCGTGTATCTCTCCTCACAGGTGCCCTTTGGTGAAGTGAGTGTAGTCCGGGACTGGTTGGGCCTTGGGGGGCCTGTGCGGACCCCTCCCCAGGAGCACCCCAAGCGACCAGTGCTGGGACTGGAGTGCCCTCAGTCCGAGGTGAGCGGAGCCCGGTTCTGGGGCTTTTTCCGGAACCTCTGTGGACAGCCCGAGGTCTTCTTCCGTCACTGTTTCGTCCACAACCTGTGTCCGCTGCTCCTTCTGGCTCCCAGCGGGCGCAACATCACCCCTGCTGAGCTGCCGGCCAAGCAGCGCGAGCAGCTCCTGGGGGTGTGTGACGCGGCCCTGTGCCGGCAGGTGCAGCTGCTGGGGGTGCGGCTGGTGGTGGGCGTGGGCCGCGTGGCTGAGCAGCGGGCGCGGCGGGCTCTGGCAAGTTTGATGCCCGAGGTCCAGGTGGAGGGGCTCCTGCACCCCTCCCCTCGCAGCCCACAGGCCAACAAGGGCTGGGAGGCGGTGGCCAAGGAGAGACTGAACGAGCTGGGCCTGCTGCCGCTGTTGACCAGTTGAGCACCCCTGTGGCTGGCACAGGACATGTTCAAGGCCTCTGGGTCCTTCTGGGCCGGCAGATGACCACACACCTCTTGGACTGGAGCCACAAGGTCCCCCTGGGCTCCGCAGTTTGGGGGACCTGCCATTTTGACATTGCTCCTGCTTGCCCACCTGATTCCTGCTCACTTCACCTTCCTTCCGTCTGTGGTACCCAACTCCACAGAGAACCAACATCTGTTGAGCCACTCTACCTCACTGCTTCCCTGGAGCCTCTCTTCTGCAGAGACCCCAACAGTGACTTCTGaggtcctatttgctgtttgagAGAAAAGGTCCCACCAGGATCCCCACCTGTCCTCCTAGAACGGCTTCCTGCAGCTCACCTGTCTCCCCACAGGCACTGGGACAAAGCGTGGGTCGTGGTTGCTAAAAGTGAATCTCTGATGAGAGGCTGAGGGTGGGTCAGGGGGAGTTCTGTGTGGCAGCGTGGGAAAGGCCAGAAGACCTGGATTTCCATCCCAGCCCTGAGACTTGTGAACTTTGTGATTTTGGACAAGTGGATTGACTTCTCCAAGCCTCAGGAtccttcctcatctataaaatggggtccCTGCCTCACTGGGCTGGTGTGGGGATTAACTGAGGTAACACTTTAAAGTGCCTTGCATAGTGCCTGGCACGCAGGTGCTCACTACACCTTTTCTGGCTTCTCTGCCTCCTGGCTGGGGACGCACTACACTACACAGCGAGCCCCTCTGCCCTGAAGAccagggtgaggggaggggtggtggtCTGGGCCTCCACCTGTATCCTGAGTGACGGGCATGGTCTTGCCCCAGAGATGGACCAGTGACTTTATGGAAAACCCAGCCTGTGATTTTTCAGGCTAAGCATTAAAAGCTCCTAAACCCTTTTGTGTTGGCCCTTTTTTCCCTCCTGCACGTCAGGGCTGGAAGGTGGTAGTTTATATTTTCCCTCTTACCTCTTCCTGTTTGCAAAAGGTTCTCTTGGGTGGCTGGGTAATGGTATGAAGTCTCTAATTACCTTGCCAGAGCTGCAGGATCTCTGTTAGAGGCCCGTCGAGTGGTTAGTTTGCTATTTGGGGCACTTTGATAGGTGGATGGGAGCCTGGTGTCTCCAGCTAAC
This window of the Bos taurus isolate L1 Dominette 01449 registration number 42190680 breed Hereford chromosome 5, ARS-UCD2.0, whole genome shotgun sequence genome carries:
- the SMUG1 gene encoding single-strand selective monofunctional uracil DNA glycosylase isoform X1: MAVPQPFPSGPHLQPAGALMEPQPSPRSLAEGFLQEELRLNDELRQLQFSELVGIVYNPVEYAWEPHRSYVTRYCQGPKQVLFLGMNPGPFGMAQTGVPFGEVSVVRDWLGLGGPVRTPPQEHPKRPVLGLECPQSEVSGARFWGFFRNLCGQPEVFFRHCFVHNLCPLLLLAPSGRNITPAELPAKQREQLLGVCDAALCRQVQLLGVRLVVGVGRVAEQRARRALASLMPEVQVEGLLHPSPRSPQANKGWEAVAKERLNELGLLPLLTS